GCCCAGGCTCTGCCGGTACTGGCCGACGTGACCTCGGCTCCCGAGGTCGAAGGCCTTGTTCGGCAAACGGTGAGTGCCTACGGCGGCGTGCACATCCTGGTGAACAACGCCGGTGTGACGACCCGCTCGCCGTTCGAGGACCTGGAAGAAGCGGACTGGGAGAAGGTGCTGCGCGTCAATCTGGGCGGCATCTATCAGTGCTGCCGCTGGGCGGCGCGCCAGATGATCCAGCAGGAAGGTGGCACGATCATCAACGTTGCCTCGATCTCGGGTTTGGTGGGCAATCGCGGTGGCAACAACAGCCACTACTGCGCCAGCAAGGGCGGCGTGATCGCCCTGACGCGGTCGCTAGCCGTCGAATGGGCCCCCAAGGGGATCCGGGTGAATGCCATCGCACCCGGATATTTCGTCACTCCCA
This sequence is a window from Anaerolineales bacterium. Protein-coding genes within it:
- a CDS encoding glucose 1-dehydrogenase — its product is MQGPVAERRVLKSFRLDGRAAIVTGAGRGLGLAMARALAEAGASLTLVDVNQEDLDQAAATLRADGAQALPVLADVTSAPEVEGLVRQTVSAYGGVHILVNNAGVTTRSPFEDLEEADWEKVLRVNLGGIYQCCRWAARQMIQQEGGTIINVASISGLVGNRGGNNSHYCASKGGVIALTRSLAVEWAPKGIRVNAIAPGYFVTPMTDRLKQRDPAFYNELIGRVPLGRFGNDHDLAGAVVFLASDASAFISGHVLVVDGAYTAW